From a single Brevinematales bacterium genomic region:
- a CDS encoding iron-containing alcohol dehydrogenase: MPLFEFHIPPNVIIGNDVDNRIGEFCSKYGDKVIVVLENSKYIVDNKIGEIVESSIGVFTSDIIVYDELERSANNDVKIDNLKEIVQVARPDVIVGVGGYHVLSVAKMIASMYDKILSSDDVFKKRYTQFRRKRVSYVEVPITFGIVPGLSSFCFTYDRDSGYKTLYSDIYSYADAIIFDTSLISFLPPYYIGILAVDAMALAFDAFISRNSTPISDALSYKAIETFYINIKKFINEPSNINILHNLCYAGVMASISVALSSPGLSSAIAQAVNSILDIPSERISSVIFPHIIDYNLTSVPGKLIQTAMALGEKIQDITVIEAAIKSAESIRKLLLDLNIPLRLSEIEYFDEKKIDKISDIASRYEFMSQLPRVASRNDINTILQAAL, translated from the coding sequence ATGCCTTTGTTTGAATTTCATATTCCACCTAATGTAATAATAGGGAATGATGTTGATAATAGAATAGGTGAGTTTTGTAGTAAGTATGGTGATAAAGTTATTGTGGTTTTAGAGAATTCAAAGTATATAGTTGATAACAAGATTGGAGAAATTGTTGAGAGCAGTATAGGTGTTTTTACAAGTGATATAATAGTATATGATGAATTAGAACGAAGTGCTAATAATGATGTGAAGATAGATAATTTAAAAGAAATAGTTCAAGTGGCCAGACCTGATGTAATAGTTGGTGTAGGAGGATATCATGTTTTGAGTGTTGCTAAGATGATCGCTTCAATGTATGATAAGATTTTATCTTCTGATGATGTCTTTAAGAAAAGGTATACTCAGTTTAGAAGGAAAAGAGTTTCTTATGTTGAAGTACCTATAACTTTTGGTATTGTTCCAGGACTTTCTAGTTTTTGTTTTACTTATGATAGAGATTCAGGTTATAAGACTTTGTACAGTGATATATATTCTTATGCGGATGCGATAATTTTTGATACTTCTCTCATATCTTTTTTACCTCCTTATTATATTGGTATATTGGCTGTTGATGCTATGGCTTTAGCTTTTGATGCTTTTATATCCAGGAATTCTACTCCAATTTCTGATGCTCTTTCATACAAAGCTATAGAAACCTTCTACATAAACATAAAGAAATTTATAAATGAACCAAGTAATATAAACATACTTCATAATCTATGTTATGCTGGTGTGATGGCAAGTATATCAGTTGCGTTGAGCTCACCAGGTCTATCGAGTGCTATTGCACAAGCTGTTAATTCGATATTAGATATACCTTCTGAAAGAATATCGTCTGTGATATTCCCACATATAATTGACTATAATCTTACTTCAGTACCAGGGAAATTAATTCAAACTGCTATGGCTTTGGGTGAAAAAATACAGGATATTACAGTCATAGAAGCTGCTATAAAATCCGCAGAATCTATTAGAAAACTTTTGTTGGATCTTAACATACCATTAAGACTTTCAGAAATAGAATACTTTGATGAAAAAAAGATAGATAAGATCTCTGATATAGCATCCAGATATGAGTTTATGTCTCAGTTACCAAGAGTGGCAAGTAGAAATGACATAAATACTATACTTCAAGCGGCACTTTAA
- a CDS encoding alpha-amylase family glycosyl hydrolase → MFIYNLFPRIYGPFSRWIDDLDRIKGLGVDWIYINPISYPGFSGSLYSIKDHYKFNPLFLDKGSKDTPEEQFKNFIKECKVRGIKVAVDLIINHTAIDSVLIEKHQNWYKLSEDGDIKRPGAWDNGVWVEWGDLAEIDNESSPDKRNLWNYWRDLVEWYIELGVDGFRCDYAYNVPVELWKFLINSAKSKKPDIKFMAEILGGPFEKNVEIAKAGFDYVFSSSKWWNYVDPWFLEQYPVFSKYSSSISFPESHDTPRISEEYEEDVARIKQRFVFVSFISEGVMIPVGFEFGFKKKLDVVKTSPDDWEIPSYDISAFIKYIIELKSKHQILREEGKSVEIVNIDNDVSMFVKRGKFTDQVALFVVNRNTQSSVRRYVDFTQIMGYYDVIDVIDNVVVPKFYEIVVPRAGIKVFVNRIH, encoded by the coding sequence ATGTTTATTTATAACTTGTTTCCTAGAATATATGGTCCTTTTAGTAGGTGGATAGATGACCTTGATAGGATAAAGGGTTTAGGTGTTGACTGGATATACATAAATCCTATTTCTTATCCAGGTTTTTCAGGTAGTTTGTACTCAATAAAGGATCATTATAAGTTTAATCCGTTGTTTTTGGATAAAGGTTCAAAGGATACTCCCGAGGAACAGTTTAAGAATTTTATAAAAGAATGTAAAGTTAGAGGTATAAAGGTAGCTGTTGATTTGATTATAAACCATACAGCTATTGATTCAGTATTAATTGAGAAGCATCAAAATTGGTATAAACTCAGTGAAGATGGTGATATTAAAAGACCTGGTGCTTGGGATAATGGTGTTTGGGTTGAGTGGGGTGATCTAGCAGAAATTGACAATGAATCTTCACCCGATAAAAGGAATCTATGGAATTACTGGAGAGATCTTGTTGAATGGTATATTGAACTAGGTGTCGATGGGTTTAGGTGCGATTATGCTTATAATGTACCAGTTGAGTTGTGGAAGTTTTTGATAAACTCCGCTAAATCAAAGAAACCTGATATAAAATTTATGGCAGAAATACTTGGTGGTCCTTTCGAAAAAAATGTTGAAATAGCTAAAGCTGGATTCGATTATGTTTTTAGTAGTTCCAAATGGTGGAATTATGTTGATCCGTGGTTTTTAGAGCAGTATCCTGTGTTTTCCAAGTATTCTTCTTCGATATCTTTTCCTGAATCTCATGATACTCCTAGAATATCTGAAGAGTATGAAGAAGATGTTGCTAGGATAAAGCAAAGGTTTGTGTTTGTATCTTTCATAAGTGAAGGTGTTATGATACCAGTTGGTTTTGAATTCGGGTTTAAAAAGAAATTAGATGTTGTCAAAACTTCTCCTGATGATTGGGAAATACCTTCGTATGATATATCGGCTTTTATAAAGTATATAATAGAGCTAAAATCAAAACACCAGATACTGAGAGAAGAAGGTAAGTCTGTTGAAATCGTTAACATTGATAACGATGTTAGTATGTTTGTAAAAAGAGGTAAATTTACGGATCAAGTTGCGCTTTTCGTTGTCAATAGAAATACACAAAGTTCTGTCCGTAGATATGTTGATTTTACTCAGATTATGGGGTATTATGACGTTATTGATGTTATTGACAATGTAGTAGTCCCTAAGTTCTATGAAATTGTAGTTCCTAGAGCAGGTATAAAGGTTTTTGTGAATAGAATTCACTAA
- a CDS encoding HDIG domain-containing protein yields MVDDSNHRKISKLIKKYKFLFLILFLPVTPLPIISYFQNIQNINFLIDSVKKDSVLTKSIISEIDVSLTNILYIRNIKTKLPIILKRTISPEEEANNIINLIDVISQEPNQEIRFIRLLPKPFLTNIILRFLKSIVVIETNQLSNLSPTTNIIAIYNGNKYYPKKIIPFPIETDEELRKAFEIVFGRSIVNQVKEEIISIFFHALSPNATFEKEFQQLELEKHNSSQNKTIEVIIKKGSPIIREGTIITEEHIQILKEYLEELRSKLLLSTILTEILVLIIAIFSIILLSILKEVKNVNIMSINALVLMVSVYLQLYLKDWLGYITIFTSLLVWFSLINSLISGRKTTLVIGIYYSLIVLLTLYKSYLIIIYWSILTIVGFVMSHKIKRRSSFIFIAVVIFSLNFLLYLVINFIENFEIGNIPIASLISFASVFGNVLLVFLVLPVYEYFFRIATPFKLYELSSLDNELLKMLREKAPGTYYHSLNVSILAEAAAEAINANSLLAKVGALYHDIGKIEKPDYFTENIGGKTREDVNIYEYAQIIKQHPKIGTEIARKYNLPIEIELIIKEHHGGSVIYYFYNKALKENPNVDINLFKYENYKPTFKESGIVYLCDKLEAKIRSLASNQSVNIQTIQEVIDDSIQQEVLKEELSKSDLTLQDVNNIKKAIKDTFRYILHQRIEYPKST; encoded by the coding sequence ATGGTTGATGATAGTAATCATAGAAAAATATCAAAGCTTATAAAAAAATACAAATTCTTATTCCTGATTCTGTTTCTACCTGTAACTCCTTTGCCAATTATATCATATTTTCAAAACATTCAAAATATAAACTTCCTCATAGACAGTGTTAAAAAAGACAGCGTTTTAACAAAAAGTATCATATCAGAAATAGATGTATCACTTACAAATATACTCTATATAAGAAACATAAAAACAAAACTACCTATAATACTAAAAAGAACTATATCACCTGAAGAAGAAGCAAACAATATAATCAACTTGATTGATGTAATATCACAAGAACCAAACCAAGAGATAAGATTTATAAGATTACTTCCAAAACCGTTTCTCACAAACATAATACTGAGATTTTTAAAAAGCATTGTAGTAATAGAAACAAACCAGTTATCCAACTTAAGTCCAACAACAAATATAATAGCAATATATAACGGAAATAAATACTATCCCAAGAAAATAATACCCTTTCCTATAGAAACAGATGAAGAACTGAGAAAAGCATTTGAAATTGTATTTGGTAGATCCATAGTAAATCAGGTAAAGGAAGAAATTATAAGCATATTTTTTCATGCCCTATCTCCAAATGCAACTTTTGAAAAGGAATTCCAGCAACTAGAATTAGAAAAACATAATTCATCACAGAATAAAACTATAGAAGTAATCATAAAAAAAGGATCCCCCATAATAAGAGAAGGTACTATTATCACAGAAGAACACATACAAATACTCAAGGAGTATTTAGAAGAACTCAGATCAAAACTCCTATTAAGTACCATACTTACTGAAATTCTGGTACTCATTATAGCAATATTTTCTATAATACTACTTTCTATACTCAAAGAAGTTAAGAACGTAAATATAATGTCCATAAATGCTCTAGTACTAATGGTATCAGTTTATCTACAACTATATTTAAAGGATTGGCTTGGATACATTACAATATTTACATCTCTTCTAGTGTGGTTTAGTCTAATAAATAGCCTAATTTCAGGTAGAAAAACAACACTAGTTATAGGTATATACTACTCTCTCATAGTACTATTAACATTATACAAGAGTTATCTAATAATAATATACTGGTCTATTCTCACAATAGTAGGATTCGTAATGTCCCACAAAATCAAAAGAAGATCATCGTTTATATTCATAGCAGTAGTTATATTTTCTTTAAATTTTCTATTATACCTAGTCATAAACTTTATTGAAAATTTTGAAATTGGTAACATACCAATTGCCTCTTTGATATCTTTTGCGAGTGTTTTTGGAAATGTTTTACTAGTATTTTTAGTACTACCTGTATACGAATACTTTTTCAGGATAGCAACACCTTTCAAATTATATGAGCTGTCATCACTTGATAATGAACTTCTCAAAATGTTAAGAGAAAAAGCACCTGGAACATACTATCACTCTCTAAATGTAAGTATCCTTGCGGAAGCAGCAGCAGAAGCAATAAACGCAAACTCACTTCTAGCCAAGGTAGGAGCATTATACCACGATATAGGAAAGATAGAGAAACCTGATTACTTTACTGAGAACATCGGTGGAAAAACTAGAGAAGATGTAAACATATATGAATACGCACAAATTATAAAGCAACATCCTAAGATAGGAACAGAAATAGCTAGAAAGTATAATCTACCAATTGAAATTGAACTAATCATAAAAGAACATCACGGAGGATCAGTCATATACTATTTTTACAATAAAGCACTTAAAGAAAATCCTAATGTTGATATAAACCTATTCAAATACGAAAACTACAAACCAACATTCAAAGAATCAGGAATAGTATACCTATGTGACAAATTGGAAGCAAAGATACGATCACTTGCTTCAAATCAGTCAGTAAACATCCAAACAATTCAAGAAGTAATTGATGATTCAATACAACAAGAAGTATTGAAAGAAGAATTAAGCAAAAGTGATCTTACTTTACAAGATGTTAATAACATAAAGAAAGCAATAAAAGACACTTTTAGGTACATACTTCACCAAAGAATAGAATATCCAAAAAGTACTTAA